Part of the Natrialbaceae archaeon AArc-T1-2 genome, TCGGCGAGAGCGAAGGTGAGCTGGCACACATGCTGATCGACATCGACAACGACGATCCGGACGTCGAACCCGGCGACTCGGGCACGATGGACGAGATTGGCTCGTTTCGAAATCCCGAACAGAATCTGGTCGAAACGGAGGTCGACCTCTAGCCATGACACCGGATGAAGACCACATGGACGAACCGACCGACTCCAAAAACCGGGAGGCGGCTGCGGCTGCCGCGCTCGCGGCCGGTGTCGGCGTTTCGGCCGGTGCAGGCGGCGCTGTGGCCCAGGAGACCCAGGACGTCGTCCTCAAGGCGAGCCATTACTACCCGAACGAAGAGTTCGTCATCTTGACGGATTTCGAGGAGCGAAACCGGGTCGAGTTTCTCGAGGAGTACGACGACGACGAGGACGTATTCGACGACCACGACGACTGGGAAGTGTATTCGGCGCTCGTCGAGGCCGGCGAACCGGCGGGCAGACTGGTACTCATGATGATCGAAAACGGCGTGGATCCGGACCCCGGTGATCGAGGAACGATGGGCGATTCGCCGTCGTTCTGGGACTACGAATGGGACATGCTCGAGGTTGACGTTACGTTCGATGACGATGACAACGATGTCGACGACGAGGACGACGTCGATGACGACGACGATGACAACGATGTCGACGACGAGGATGACGACGACGACGGCATCCTCGGGTGACGGCACCGTTTTCGACGACGCCTCGTGCTCGGAGCGTTTCCCTCGGTCTTCCTGACCGTCCCGGTGGGGAACAAACGGGGGGCGCTTATGAGCCTCGGCGGTGGAGTGACCCGGTCACGTGGGCCGCGCACCTCGAGCGAAGCGACGGTACCGAGCCGATCGGAATCGTCGCGGCCGACGCTCTGAACGAGCTCCGCGCAGACGTCGTCCGGACGCAACGATCCACCTGTTGACCGCCGGGCGAAAACCCGAGGGCCTCGTCTCGCGACTCGCTTTCGATACGACTCTCCCATGAACCGGTCTCGACGAGACGATCCGGAATCTCAGCGCACGGGCGACCGTCTCGTCACTGTGATCACCGGGTGGAGCAAAGCGGTGATCGCCGTAATGGTCGTGTTCTCGCTCGTACTCGGAAGCGGAACGGTCCTCCTCGACGAAGAGGCCTCACTCGAGCAGTTCGAGGCCGACCTCGAGGAGGCAGAGGAGTACGACGAGGCCCAGGAACGATTCGGCGTCGAAGCAAACGAGACGGCGACACAGATCGTCGTCCGCGACGACGACGCCCTCTCGCGGGAGTCGCTGCTCGAGACGCTCGCCTTTCGGCAGGATCTCCGAAAGAACGAGACCGTAAACGAGAGT contains:
- a CDS encoding calcium-binding protein, with translation MTPDEDHMDEPTDSKNREAAAAAALAAGVGVSAGAGGAVAQETQDVVLKASHYYPNEEFVILTDFEERNRVEFLEEYDDDEDVFDDHDDWEVYSALVEAGEPAGRLVLMMIENGVDPDPGDRGTMGDSPSFWDYEWDMLEVDVTFDDDDNDVDDEDDVDDDDDDNDVDDEDDDDDGILG